One window from the genome of Candidatus Binatia bacterium encodes:
- a CDS encoding alpha/beta hydrolase produces the protein MQSKVTFQSDGLNLSGIVHVPDDLRPGDRWPAFLVLHGFGGNKESRGAIVIVEQLARWGYIAMRFDFRGCGESGGERGRILCLDQVADTANAVTYMANRPDVDPERIALVGSSFGAAVAIYTGGADGRIAAVISSGGWGDGERKFRRQHPTPEGWARFTRMSEEGRRHRERTGESLMVPRFDIVPIPERLRQNMSAGSITEFPAETAQSMYDFRADEMVGKIAPRPLLLLHSANDSVTPTEESIELFRRAKQPVELHLLSEVDHFMFGEGNSRVTRIVSDWLARYFPAHK, from the coding sequence ATGCAATCTAAAGTGACATTCCAGTCGGACGGGCTCAATCTCTCGGGGATAGTTCACGTTCCGGACGATCTCCGTCCCGGCGACCGCTGGCCGGCCTTCCTCGTCCTGCACGGATTCGGCGGCAACAAAGAAAGCCGCGGCGCGATCGTCATCGTCGAGCAGTTGGCCCGATGGGGTTATATCGCGATGCGATTCGACTTCAGAGGATGCGGCGAGAGTGGCGGCGAGCGCGGCCGCATTCTTTGTCTCGATCAAGTAGCCGACACGGCGAACGCGGTGACTTACATGGCTAACCGGCCCGACGTGGATCCGGAACGGATCGCATTGGTCGGCAGCAGCTTCGGCGCGGCGGTGGCCATTTACACGGGAGGCGCGGACGGGCGCATCGCGGCCGTCATTTCTTCCGGCGGTTGGGGTGACGGCGAGCGCAAGTTTCGCCGCCAGCATCCGACACCGGAGGGTTGGGCGCGATTTACGCGCATGTCGGAGGAGGGCCGGCGCCATCGAGAGCGCACGGGAGAATCCCTTATGGTTCCGCGCTTCGACATCGTCCCCATCCCCGAGCGCCTGAGGCAAAACATGAGCGCCGGCTCGATCACGGAGTTTCCCGCCGAGACCGCCCAGAGCATGTATGACTTTCGCGCGGACGAAATGGTCGGAAAAATCGCCCCGCGGCCGCTCTTGCTCCTGCACAGCGCCAACGACTCCGTGACTCCCACCGAAGAATCGATCGAGCTGTTCAGGCGAGCAAAACAGCCGGTCGAGCTCCACTTGCTGTCCGAAGTCGATCACTTCATGTTCGGCGAGGGAAACTCGCGCGTCACCCGAATCGTTTCCGACTGGCTGGCGCGCTACTTCCCGGCGCACAAATGA